In Chitinivibrionales bacterium, one genomic interval encodes:
- the mfd gene encoding transcription-repair coupling factor produces the protein MPIDPLSKLLSRGTFPGIAEWLGRRPESALFTGCAGSSDAFLVSSMFAMSGKSVLVCVENSKRTEVLASECASLLGEDSVALFPSRDAVPYNMKSPFGPVVESRIRVLSDLLNGKKAVYVAPHAALFQKVPPPREIFNRIIRLDTGREISIATLSAWLTDNGFRRETVVSDLGTFCVRGGIVDIYPFISDGPVRLEFFGDVIESIREFDVFSQKTTQVRQSVEIFPMKEYCITGGQIETGLAALGKFATDKHGDEGGFSKLSHQWKTLLDHDGIEWFFHWFSLPEATLFDYLPGDAVFVWDDLLPPGRRFDECVQNYSRHLERVPAAFRPYVSPPEKLLIAKQEITDAIGLFARVFVGTAEGSDAAWTHACAMAEQPAFPQAMEPLIADLNAHNAAGDETVIVCGNQGYAERLLELIGQQCPFVKVCTGFLSRGFVDKTNRRLYYTDLQIFNRQPTRQIVHKKERQGAALPSYDALSPGDYVVHIDHGIGKFVGIEHIVAGGAGRDCMVIAYHENARLSVPVEDFHKVQKYIGKESVVPALSKLGTAAWERLKARTKESLREMAQELIELYAKRQYYEGIQFSKDTMWQKEFEDAFVYEETPDQARAIAEVKADMESKKPMDRLVCGDVGFGKTEVAMRAAFKAVMDGYQVAVLAPTTILAAQHFATFRERMADFPVRIAMLSRFLSAKEQREVVAKVKDGVVDVLIGTHRLLSKDLLFKNLGLLVVDEEQRFGVRHKERLKQYRYKVDVLSMTATPIPRTLHMSLIGARDLSIINTPPRNRLPIETHVMEYHDEIVKTAIENEIERGGQVYAVHNRIQTLGGVCDRIEALVPRARVVCAHGQMHERELERIMKEFIAGRYDVLVSTVIIENGLDIPNVNTIIVNRADTMGLSQLYQLRGRVGRSSEQAFAYFLAPSFKEAREISLRRLRVLEQYTDLGSGFQIAMRDLEIRGAGNILGVRQHGFIAAVGFELYCRLLEETVKELRGEAKPAEKEKELVLDIPLEAYIPTDYIEDGGARIAVYQELSASKSAADVDEVERAIADRFGPMPESVLSLLLLMKIKVLGRVAGCSKVSIAQDGILGMFFEGEAAAVRDAIGRVFSKSKRRFEIVNGEPVQLRTALSARTVREQALEARDVLAPLA, from the coding sequence ATGCCCATAGACCCCCTTTCCAAACTCCTCTCCCGCGGCACCTTCCCCGGCATCGCCGAATGGCTCGGCCGCAGGCCCGAGTCGGCCCTGTTCACCGGCTGCGCGGGCTCGAGCGACGCGTTTCTCGTTTCCAGCATGTTTGCCATGTCGGGCAAGTCCGTTCTCGTGTGCGTGGAGAACAGCAAGCGGACCGAGGTGCTCGCTTCCGAATGCGCGTCGTTGCTCGGCGAGGATTCCGTAGCTCTTTTTCCGTCGCGCGATGCAGTTCCGTACAATATGAAATCGCCGTTCGGGCCCGTGGTGGAGAGCAGGATCCGGGTGCTCTCCGATTTGTTAAACGGCAAAAAGGCGGTGTACGTGGCGCCGCACGCGGCGCTGTTTCAGAAGGTGCCGCCGCCCAGGGAGATTTTCAACAGGATCATCAGGCTCGACACGGGACGGGAGATATCGATTGCAACGCTGTCGGCGTGGCTCACCGACAACGGGTTCAGGCGCGAGACCGTGGTGAGCGACTTGGGCACCTTTTGCGTGCGCGGCGGCATCGTGGACATCTATCCGTTCATCAGTGACGGCCCGGTGCGGCTGGAATTTTTCGGCGACGTGATCGAGTCGATCCGCGAGTTCGACGTATTTTCCCAGAAAACCACGCAGGTGCGGCAATCGGTGGAAATTTTTCCCATGAAGGAATACTGCATCACCGGCGGCCAGATCGAAACGGGTCTTGCGGCACTCGGGAAATTCGCGACTGACAAGCACGGCGACGAGGGCGGGTTTTCAAAGCTTTCTCACCAGTGGAAAACACTTTTGGACCACGACGGCATCGAATGGTTTTTCCACTGGTTCTCGCTGCCCGAGGCAACGCTCTTCGATTATCTGCCGGGCGATGCCGTTTTCGTATGGGACGACCTTCTGCCGCCGGGGCGACGGTTTGACGAATGCGTGCAGAATTACTCCCGCCACCTTGAGCGCGTGCCGGCCGCGTTCCGGCCGTATGTGTCGCCGCCGGAAAAATTGCTCATTGCCAAACAGGAAATCACGGACGCCATCGGGCTTTTTGCGCGGGTGTTCGTAGGCACGGCCGAGGGCAGCGATGCCGCATGGACACATGCCTGCGCCATGGCCGAGCAGCCCGCGTTTCCGCAAGCCATGGAGCCGTTGATCGCCGATTTGAACGCCCATAACGCGGCGGGCGACGAAACCGTGATCGTGTGCGGCAACCAGGGATACGCGGAGCGGCTCCTTGAGTTGATCGGCCAGCAATGCCCTTTTGTAAAGGTATGTACCGGGTTTCTTTCGCGCGGCTTTGTCGACAAAACAAACCGGCGGCTGTACTACACCGACCTGCAGATTTTCAACCGGCAGCCCACGCGCCAGATCGTGCACAAAAAGGAGCGGCAGGGCGCCGCCCTTCCCTCATACGACGCCTTGTCGCCCGGCGATTACGTGGTGCACATCGACCACGGCATCGGCAAGTTCGTGGGCATCGAGCACATCGTAGCGGGCGGCGCGGGCCGCGACTGCATGGTGATCGCCTATCACGAAAACGCCCGGCTCAGCGTTCCGGTTGAGGATTTCCACAAGGTGCAGAAATATATCGGGAAGGAGTCGGTTGTCCCGGCCCTGTCGAAGCTCGGAACGGCAGCGTGGGAGCGGCTCAAGGCGCGCACCAAGGAATCGCTGCGGGAGATGGCGCAGGAGCTCATCGAGCTGTATGCCAAACGCCAGTACTACGAGGGCATCCAGTTTTCAAAAGACACCATGTGGCAGAAGGAGTTCGAGGACGCCTTCGTGTACGAGGAGACGCCCGACCAGGCGCGCGCAATCGCGGAAGTAAAGGCCGACATGGAGTCCAAGAAGCCCATGGACCGGCTCGTGTGCGGCGACGTTGGCTTCGGCAAGACCGAGGTGGCCATGCGGGCGGCCTTCAAAGCCGTGATGGACGGGTACCAGGTCGCGGTGCTCGCGCCCACCACCATCCTCGCGGCGCAGCACTTCGCCACGTTCAGGGAGCGCATGGCGGATTTTCCGGTGCGCATCGCCATGCTGTCGCGGTTTCTGTCGGCCAAGGAGCAGCGCGAGGTGGTCGCGAAAGTCAAGGACGGCGTCGTGGACGTCCTCATCGGCACGCACCGGCTGCTGTCCAAGGACCTCTTATTCAAGAACCTCGGCCTGCTCGTGGTGGACGAGGAGCAGCGGTTCGGCGTGCGGCACAAGGAGCGGCTCAAGCAGTACCGGTACAAGGTGGACGTGCTTTCCATGACCGCCACGCCCATCCCGCGCACGCTCCACATGTCGCTTATCGGCGCGCGCGACCTTTCCATCATCAACACGCCGCCGCGCAACCGCCTGCCCATCGAGACGCACGTCATGGAATACCACGACGAGATCGTGAAGACCGCGATCGAAAACGAAATCGAGCGCGGCGGCCAGGTGTACGCGGTACACAACCGCATACAGACGCTCGGCGGGGTGTGCGACCGGATCGAGGCGCTGGTGCCCCGTGCGCGGGTGGTGTGCGCGCACGGGCAGATGCACGAGCGCGAGCTCGAGCGCATCATGAAGGAATTCATCGCCGGGCGCTACGACGTTCTCGTGTCCACGGTCATCATCGAGAACGGGCTCGATATCCCGAATGTCAACACCATCATCGTGAACCGCGCCGACACCATGGGGCTGTCGCAGCTGTACCAGCTGCGCGGACGCGTGGGGCGCAGCTCGGAACAGGCGTTCGCGTATTTCCTCGCGCCGTCGTTCAAGGAGGCGCGTGAGATTTCGCTGCGGCGCCTGCGGGTGCTCGAGCAGTACACCGACCTGGGCTCCGGGTTCCAGATCGCCATGCGCGACCTGGAGATACGCGGCGCGGGAAACATCCTGGGCGTGCGGCAGCACGGGTTCATCGCGGCCGTGGGATTCGAGCTCTATTGCAGGCTGCTCGAGGAGACGGTCAAGGAACTGCGCGGCGAGGCCAAACCCGCCGAAAAGGAAAAGGAGCTTGTTCTCGACATCCCGCTCGAGGCGTACATTCCCACCGATTACATCGAGGACGGCGGCGCGCGCATCGCGGTGTACCAGGAGCTGTCGGCCTCGAAATCGGCCGCAGACGTTGACGAAGTCGAACGGGCAATCGCCGACCGGTTCGGCCCCATGCCCGAAAGCGTGCTGTCGCTTTTATTGCTCATGAAGATCAAGGTGCTCGGCCGCGTTGCCGGCTGTTCGAAGGTGAGCATTGCCCAGGACGGCATCTTGGGCATGTTCTTCGAGGGCGAGGCCGCGGCGGTGCGCGACGCCATCGGCCGCGTTTTTTCAAAATCGAAACGCCGTTTCGAGATCGTCAACGGCGAGCCGGTGCAGCTGCGCACCGCTCTTTCGGCAAGGACCGTGCGCGAGCAGGCGCTCGAGGCGCGGGACGTGCTTGCGCCGCTCGCATAA
- a CDS encoding peptidylprolyl isomerase, with translation MNLRTAFSFLLVLAAASLALERLDGIAAVVGDSVVLLSELDAYIVARQTAAGEKPDTAGIKGLRKQYLGDLIDGKVLIVHAAKDSNIVVKETEVDQAVSGHIAQILQQNSMTMDALEHELRDKYGMGVNKFKAQLRSQVQEQLIKQKVQQLYVGQVNASKNDVQTFYRDYKDSLPAIGESVLLSKITVTLTTADSLRQAAYVRIGGIKRRLDKGEDFGALAKQYSEDASAADSGDLGFVAKGTLSELKFEEAAFSLGVGQISDVFESRLGFHIVQVVAKKDQMVHVRQIFVRVTPPEAAVVKIMARLDSVRAAAKTGDDFAAAVKLLSTDAESRAHKGRMGWIPLFSLSEALRAVIDSLPVGGISEPLRDGNEITLYRLDDRKKTRQLTLEDDYELLADKTREILAQKKLIDLVSKWRREIYVDIRL, from the coding sequence GTGAACCTAAGAACGGCATTTTCTTTTTTATTGGTGTTGGCGGCGGCTTCCCTTGCGCTCGAGCGGCTCGACGGCATCGCCGCGGTCGTGGGCGATTCGGTGGTCCTCCTTTCGGAGCTCGACGCCTATATCGTCGCCCGCCAGACCGCCGCGGGAGAGAAGCCCGACACCGCGGGCATCAAGGGCCTGCGGAAGCAATACCTGGGAGACCTGATCGACGGCAAGGTGCTCATCGTGCATGCGGCCAAGGACTCGAACATCGTGGTGAAGGAGACCGAGGTCGACCAGGCGGTGAGCGGCCATATCGCGCAGATCCTCCAGCAGAACTCCATGACCATGGACGCGCTTGAGCACGAGCTCAGGGACAAATACGGCATGGGCGTTAACAAGTTCAAGGCGCAGCTACGAAGCCAGGTGCAGGAGCAGTTGATAAAGCAGAAGGTGCAGCAGCTCTACGTGGGACAGGTGAACGCGAGCAAGAACGACGTACAGACTTTCTACCGCGACTACAAGGACAGCCTTCCCGCCATCGGCGAGAGCGTGCTGCTGTCGAAGATCACCGTGACGCTCACCACGGCCGATTCCCTGCGTCAGGCCGCCTATGTCCGGATCGGCGGCATCAAGCGGCGTCTTGACAAGGGCGAAGATTTCGGCGCGCTGGCCAAGCAGTATTCGGAGGACGCGTCCGCGGCCGACAGCGGCGACCTCGGGTTTGTGGCCAAGGGCACCCTCAGCGAGCTCAAATTCGAGGAGGCCGCCTTCTCGCTCGGCGTGGGCCAGATCAGCGACGTGTTCGAATCGCGGCTGGGGTTCCACATCGTGCAGGTGGTTGCCAAGAAGGACCAGATGGTGCACGTGCGCCAGATTTTCGTGCGCGTGACGCCGCCCGAGGCGGCCGTCGTTAAAATCATGGCGCGGCTCGACTCGGTGAGGGCCGCGGCGAAAACCGGTGACGATTTTGCCGCCGCGGTGAAGCTCCTTTCCACCGACGCCGAGTCCCGGGCGCACAAGGGGCGCATGGGATGGATTCCGTTGTTCAGCCTCTCCGAGGCGCTGCGTGCGGTGATCGACAGCCTTCCGGTCGGCGGCATCAGCGAGCCGCTGCGCGACGGTAATGAGATCACGCTCTACCGCCTCGACGACCGGAAGAAAACCAGGCAGCTTACCCTGGAAGACGACTACGAACTGCTCGCCGACAAGACGCGGGAAATCTTGGCGCAGAAGAAGCTCATCGACCTTGTCAGCAAATGGCGCCGCGAGATATACGTTGACATAAGGTTATAA
- a CDS encoding class I SAM-dependent methyltransferase produces the protein MNYRALAPLYDRLMAHVGYHRWHSLIEEIIHRYCAAARPSIFEIGAGTGMLGERLCAAGFHYIASDLSHPMCVQARRRLKNVVCADGRLLPLRGRAGFDLVLFLYDGINYLLDKAEYERLFSEVYAHLYRDGLFLFDVTTVYNSTANFNEYVDADDFGEHFYFRHSYYQPFKNMQYNDFTIFSRNNGSGAAPRDDGAGALALSLDNSDDCLYTKSMEHHEQKVFPVNVIKGFVPPRLFDILGMWDDFSFKKHTACSERVHFLLRKKDGA, from the coding sequence GTGAACTATCGCGCACTTGCCCCGCTCTACGACCGGCTCATGGCGCATGTCGGATACCACCGGTGGCACTCCCTTATCGAAGAAATCATCCATCGATATTGCGCGGCGGCGCGGCCGTCGATTTTTGAAATCGGGGCGGGAACGGGCATGCTGGGGGAGCGGCTCTGCGCTGCGGGGTTTCACTACATCGCCTCCGACCTTTCGCATCCGATGTGCGTCCAGGCGCGGCGCCGCCTCAAAAACGTGGTCTGCGCCGACGGCCGGCTGCTCCCGCTCAGGGGTCGGGCCGGCTTCGACCTCGTTCTCTTCCTGTACGACGGCATCAATTATTTGCTGGACAAAGCGGAATATGAGCGGCTGTTTTCGGAGGTTTATGCGCACCTCTACCGGGACGGCCTTTTTCTGTTCGACGTGACCACGGTGTATAATTCGACCGCCAATTTCAACGAATACGTTGACGCCGACGATTTCGGCGAGCATTTTTATTTCAGGCACAGCTATTATCAGCCGTTCAAGAACATGCAGTATAACGACTTCACGATTTTCAGCCGCAACAACGGTTCAGGCGCCGCGCCGCGGGACGATGGTGCCGGAGCGCTTGCGCTGTCGCTTGACAATAGCGACGATTGCCTGTATACCAAGAGCATGGAACACCACGAGCAAAAGGTGTTTCCCGTGAACGTCATAAAGGGCTTTGTCCCCCCGCGGCTATTCGATATCCTGGGCATGTGGGACGATTTCTCGTTTAAAAAGCACACCGCCTGCTCCGAGCGGGTGCATTTTCTGCTGCGGAAAAAGGACGGCGCATGA
- a CDS encoding peptidylprolyl isomerase yields the protein MKPLSLMFRTVAAVFCITLAGAGCKSRPASPVIARVGSSVLTLDELYKSIPPDYSDFITREQIVNYVKQWVDNKILYHEALRLKIDKEETIRERLRRMKEDLLCAELTSRNAVPLQDIRVPDSLIEKYYGENKARFVREKNVAKYLQIVCDDAATARKVRGLVTADNFMSLAAKYSKVPPPDDRNIPYVKLDEIPPELAQEVAATPVNGTTGVIKIAVGYCIVRVLDKQPKGALCKLDEVRDDITNILAAKMQNAAVEQLIASLRTKMIVETHLEVIADQHQNAPAEAAAPKTADTLSDTATQEIKE from the coding sequence ATGAAACCATTGAGCCTTATGTTCCGCACCGTTGCCGCGGTTTTTTGCATCACGCTTGCCGGCGCCGGCTGCAAAAGCAGGCCCGCGAGCCCGGTGATCGCGCGCGTCGGATCGTCGGTGCTGACACTTGACGAACTGTACAAGAGCATCCCGCCCGATTACAGCGATTTCATCACCCGCGAGCAGATCGTCAACTACGTGAAGCAGTGGGTCGACAACAAGATCCTGTACCACGAGGCGCTCAGGCTCAAAATAGACAAAGAGGAAACCATCCGCGAGCGGCTGCGGCGCATGAAGGAAGACCTGCTGTGCGCCGAGCTCACGAGCCGCAATGCCGTCCCCCTGCAGGACATCCGCGTGCCCGACAGCCTCATTGAAAAATACTACGGCGAGAACAAGGCGCGGTTCGTGCGCGAAAAGAACGTGGCGAAATACCTGCAGATCGTGTGCGACGACGCCGCAACCGCGCGCAAGGTCCGCGGCCTCGTGACGGCCGACAATTTCATGTCCCTCGCCGCGAAGTATTCCAAAGTGCCGCCGCCCGACGACAGGAATATACCGTATGTCAAGCTCGACGAGATCCCGCCCGAGCTTGCCCAGGAGGTGGCCGCCACGCCGGTGAACGGGACCACCGGCGTCATCAAGATCGCCGTCGGCTACTGCATCGTGCGGGTGCTCGACAAGCAGCCCAAGGGCGCGCTCTGCAAGCTTGACGAGGTGCGGGACGACATCACCAACATCCTCGCCGCAAAAATGCAAAACGCCGCGGTGGAGCAGCTCATCGCGTCGTTGCGCACCAAAATGATCGTGGAGACGCACCTCGAGGTGATCGCCGACCAGCACCAAAACGCCCCTGCCGAGGCTGCCGCGCCGAAAACGGCGGACACGCTTTCCGACACAGCAACCCAGGAAATCAAGGAGTGA
- the ftsE gene encoding cell division ATP-binding protein FtsE yields MIQFSHVTKSYGGAFEALTDVSFFIDKGEFVFLTGASGAGKTTLLKHIYMEELPTKGQVFVGGYDSKYMQGRDIPYLRRKLGIVFQDFRLLTDRNVFENVAFALRVTGLGERQVKRKVFEVLALTGLSHKCAYFPLQLSGGEQQRVCIARAIVNDPWIMLADEPTGNLDVGVSKEIMLLFQKINSWGTTVIMATHDVYLKQQYHYRELVLDRGALIHGADSTVRPKTGRQYA; encoded by the coding sequence ATGATCCAGTTTTCTCATGTGACGAAATCGTACGGCGGCGCCTTCGAGGCGCTCACCGACGTGTCTTTCTTTATTGACAAGGGCGAATTTGTGTTCCTCACCGGCGCCAGCGGCGCGGGCAAGACCACGCTCCTCAAGCATATCTACATGGAGGAGCTCCCCACCAAGGGCCAGGTGTTCGTGGGCGGGTACGATTCGAAATACATGCAAGGCCGGGACATCCCCTATCTGCGGCGCAAGCTGGGCATCGTGTTCCAGGACTTCCGCCTGCTTACCGACCGCAACGTGTTCGAGAACGTCGCCTTCGCGCTGCGCGTCACGGGCCTCGGGGAGCGCCAGGTGAAGCGGAAGGTGTTCGAGGTGCTCGCCCTTACCGGCCTTTCCCACAAATGCGCGTATTTTCCGCTGCAGCTTTCGGGCGGCGAACAGCAGCGCGTGTGCATTGCGCGGGCCATTGTCAATGACCCATGGATCATGCTTGCCGACGAGCCCACGGGCAACCTCGATGTGGGCGTTTCAAAGGAGATCATGCTTCTGTTCCAGAAGATCAACAGTTGGGGCACCACGGTCATCATGGCCACGCATGACGTGTACCTCAAGCAGCAGTACCATTACCGTGAACTGGTGCTCGACAGGGGCGCCCTCATCCACGGCGCCGACAGCACGGTGCGGCCGAAAACGGGGAGGCAGTACGCATGA
- a CDS encoding NAD-dependent epimerase/dehydratase family protein — MILVTGAAGFIGFHVVKRLCGQGEEVAGVDNVNAYYDPSLKEARLKKLESCRGFHFYRMDICDYNELKSIASRYRFSKICHLAAQAGVRYSIENPFAYQKSNNEGFLNLIEIARHHQVENFVYASSSSVYGGNTKLPFSEGDRVDSPISLYAATKRSNELTAHCYSHLYGLNCSGLRFFTVYGPWGRPDMALFLFTKAILENRPIEVFNQGNMKRNFTYIDDIVEGVLLALSHPVRHEIYNIGNSKAENLMDFIGEIEKNLGKKAKMEYRPMQAGDVPATVADIQKLSKLGYSPKTNIDEGIKKFVAWYREYYKV, encoded by the coding sequence ATGATCCTTGTCACTGGAGCTGCCGGGTTCATCGGGTTCCACGTTGTAAAGCGGCTGTGCGGACAGGGTGAGGAAGTCGCAGGTGTCGACAATGTGAACGCTTATTACGATCCATCGCTCAAGGAAGCTCGTCTTAAAAAGCTTGAGTCTTGCAGGGGCTTCCATTTTTACCGGATGGACATCTGCGATTATAACGAACTGAAATCCATCGCGTCACGATATAGGTTTTCTAAAATCTGCCATCTCGCCGCGCAGGCGGGCGTCCGGTACTCCATCGAAAACCCGTTTGCATATCAGAAATCGAACAACGAAGGGTTTCTTAATCTCATAGAAATCGCGCGTCATCACCAGGTTGAGAATTTCGTTTATGCCTCCTCCTCTTCGGTGTACGGCGGAAACACGAAACTGCCGTTTTCCGAGGGCGACAGGGTGGACAGTCCCATTTCCCTCTACGCGGCCACCAAACGTTCCAACGAGCTCACCGCACACTGTTACAGCCACCTGTACGGTCTCAACTGTTCGGGCCTTCGGTTTTTCACCGTGTACGGTCCGTGGGGAAGGCCGGACATGGCCCTGTTTCTTTTTACCAAGGCGATTCTTGAAAACAGGCCGATTGAAGTTTTTAATCAGGGAAACATGAAAAGGAATTTCACGTACATCGATGATATTGTCGAGGGCGTTTTACTCGCGCTTTCGCATCCGGTACGGCATGAAATTTACAACATAGGAAACAGCAAAGCTGAAAATCTCATGGATTTCATCGGTGAGATTGAAAAGAACCTTGGGAAAAAAGCAAAAATGGAATACAGGCCGATGCAGGCCGGCGATGTGCCGGCAACGGTGGCGGATATCCAAAAATTGTCAAAACTCGGATATTCTCCTAAGACAAACATTGATGAGGGAATAAAGAAATTTGTGGCGTGGTATAGGGAATATTACAAAGTATAA